In Candidatus Woesearchaeota archaeon, a single genomic region encodes these proteins:
- the lysX gene encoding lysine biosynthesis protein LysX → MKIGFLHSLIRPEEKMLIEEFQRRKNVELVMMDDREFEFTLGKTTFPVDIVIERCINHSRALHALRLLESAGIRCVNSYKAATICGDKLLTSTVLAEQGVPQPEVRIAFTEPSALHAMETMGYPVVLKPAVGSWGRLLAKINDRDAAEAILEHKTVLGSYHHSIFYIQKYVAKKQGRDIRSFVIGDQCIAAIYRTSPHWKTNTALGGKASKCVITKELADISVRAARAVHGDIVAIDVFETNDGLVINEVNYTMEFRNSIQTTGVNIPKLIVDQVMKIGEEVVHAKN, encoded by the coding sequence ATGAAGATTGGGTTTTTACATTCGCTGATTCGACCAGAAGAAAAAATGTTGATTGAGGAATTTCAACGCAGAAAAAACGTAGAGTTGGTTATGATGGATGACCGTGAATTCGAGTTTACCTTAGGAAAAACTACGTTTCCCGTTGATATTGTTATCGAACGTTGTATCAATCATTCACGTGCATTGCATGCCTTACGCTTACTTGAAAGTGCGGGTATTCGATGTGTTAATAGCTATAAGGCTGCAACGATTTGTGGTGATAAACTCCTAACTTCAACAGTGCTTGCTGAGCAAGGAGTGCCACAACCAGAGGTACGTATTGCCTTTACTGAGCCGTCTGCATTACATGCCATGGAAACCATGGGATATCCTGTTGTACTCAAGCCTGCGGTTGGTTCCTGGGGAAGATTGCTTGCAAAAATCAATGATCGCGATGCTGCAGAGGCAATACTCGAACACAAAACCGTCTTAGGAAGTTACCATCACTCTATATTTTATATTCAGAAGTATGTTGCCAAGAAACAAGGAAGAGATATCCGTAGTTTTGTGATTGGTGATCAATGTATTGCTGCAATTTATCGAACTTCCCCGCACTGGAAGACGAACACTGCATTAGGAGGAAAGGCTTCAAAGTGTGTTATCACCAAAGAACTTGCGGATATATCGGTTCGTGCTGCACGTGCTGTCCATGGTGATATTGTTGCCATAGATGTTTTTGAAACGAATGATGGCTTGGTAATCAATGAGGTTAATTATACCATGGAGTTCCGTAACAGTATTCAAACCACGGGTGTAAATATTCCAAAGCTCATTGTTGACCAGGTTATGAAGATTGGGGAGGAGGTTGTCCATGCCAAAAATTAG
- a CDS encoding [LysW]-aminoadipate kinase produces the protein MMIIKIGGGKEINLQGIVADLAKLEEPFIIVHGANALRDELAEKLGKPKQVVTSVSGYSSVLTDTDAMDVFMMAYPGLQNTRLVELCQQQGINAIGLSGLDGRLIQGKRNTGIRVEQNGKKMILRDYSGKPQEVNGQLIKLLLDNEYVPVICPPILDEEGIAINTENDDIVRVLQQVVGAQRIIFLIEAPGFLANKDDPTTLVEQITPQELAERESHVEGRMKRKMLALCKLFETGATPVIISDGRVEHPIQEALQGKGTVIQ, from the coding sequence ATGATGATCATTAAGATTGGTGGAGGCAAGGAAATTAACCTTCAAGGTATTGTTGCGGATTTAGCAAAGCTTGAAGAACCATTTATCATTGTTCATGGAGCTAATGCTCTTCGTGATGAACTTGCAGAAAAGCTTGGCAAGCCAAAGCAAGTAGTAACTTCAGTGTCTGGCTACAGTAGTGTACTTACTGATACTGATGCTATGGATGTCTTTATGATGGCTTATCCAGGACTTCAAAATACCCGGTTAGTTGAGCTGTGCCAGCAACAGGGCATTAATGCCATTGGATTATCAGGATTAGATGGACGTCTTATTCAAGGAAAGCGGAATACAGGTATTCGTGTTGAGCAGAACGGAAAAAAAATGATCCTCAGGGATTATTCAGGAAAACCACAGGAAGTAAATGGGCAGCTCATAAAGCTTTTGCTTGACAATGAATACGTTCCTGTTATTTGTCCGCCGATCCTTGATGAAGAAGGAATTGCCATTAATACGGAAAATGATGATATTGTTCGTGTGCTCCAGCAGGTTGTGGGAGCGCAGCGTATCATATTCCTTATTGAAGCTCCAGGTTTTTTAGCTAACAAGGATGATCCAACAACCCTTGTTGAGCAGATAACTCCCCAAGAGTTGGCTGAACGAGAGTCGCATGTCGAAGGAAGAATGAAGCGGAAGATGTTAGCACTCTGTAAGCTCTTTGAGACAGGAGCTACCCCAGTCATTATCAGTGATGGACGCGTTGAGCATCCTATCCAAGAGGCATTGCAAGGCAAAGGGACGGTGATCCAATGA
- a CDS encoding class II glutamine amidotransferase codes for MKEISRGTMCRLLMIRANRAFPTADYLKAFALLAKNSMEYQGHGWGLAYRANNQWKLYKNIQPIWEDNLTIFPSTTFLVVHARSAFRDEGIVVENNMPFIYDDLVFIFNGELHGVRITSPGRIGAEKIFNYILRFAHGNVLTALQQSIPIITKRTRYVKAMNILISDAQQIYAATQFQERPAYFTLYHKKIKDMAFVCSDPFPGEKDWRPIAHGTIAAY; via the coding sequence TTGAAAGAAATATCACGAGGAACGATGTGCAGATTATTGATGATACGGGCAAACCGTGCATTTCCCACTGCGGACTACCTCAAGGCCTTTGCTTTACTTGCGAAAAACAGCATGGAGTATCAAGGCCATGGCTGGGGATTAGCCTATCGAGCTAATAATCAGTGGAAACTCTACAAGAATATTCAACCTATTTGGGAAGACAACCTTACAATATTTCCAAGCACTACTTTTCTTGTCGTTCACGCCAGGAGTGCATTTCGTGATGAAGGAATTGTGGTTGAGAATAACATGCCCTTTATCTATGATGACCTGGTGTTTATTTTTAACGGTGAACTCCATGGTGTACGGATTACCTCTCCAGGGAGAATAGGTGCAGAAAAGATATTCAACTATATCCTACGCTTTGCTCACGGTAATGTACTTACCGCACTTCAGCAGAGTATTCCCATTATCACCAAAAGAACACGGTATGTCAAGGCAATGAATATTCTCATCAGTGATGCACAACAGATCTATGCAGCAACCCAATTTCAGGAAAGGCCAGCATACTTCACGTTGTACCATAAAAAAATAAAGGACATGGCTTTTGTTTGTTCAGATCCTTTTCCTGGTGAAAAGGACTGGCGTCCTATAGCTCATGGAACCATAGCGGCGTATTAA
- a CDS encoding N-acetyl-gamma-glutamyl-phosphate reductase, protein MPKISVSIAGGSGYAGGELLRLLLFHPQVDIKQVTSERFAGKLVTKVHPNLRKVSLLKFSRIDELQPCDVLFLCLPHGTSMQHMAQYQKIAPKIIDLSGDFRLKSKEAYEQWYGHQHTHPSLLGSFVYGIPELHRAEMQKASLISSAGCNATATILALYPLFKHRLVEEQQTVVEVKAGSSEGGNTPSLASHHPERTGCVRSFKPTQHRHIAEMLQELSMGKKVQIHFSATALDLVRGILATCHVFLKKDLDEKEIWKIYREAYGDEPFIRIVKENEGIYRYPEPKILMGTNYCDIGFEKDSASNRLVVMSAIDNLMKGAAGQAVQAFNIMHGFPETTGLTFPGLHPV, encoded by the coding sequence ATGCCAAAAATTAGCGTCAGCATCGCTGGCGGATCAGGGTATGCAGGCGGAGAACTGTTACGCTTGCTCTTATTCCATCCACAGGTAGATATCAAGCAAGTAACCTCAGAGCGATTTGCCGGTAAACTGGTGACAAAGGTACATCCGAATTTACGAAAGGTATCACTCTTGAAGTTTTCCCGTATTGATGAGCTTCAGCCCTGCGATGTGCTTTTCCTCTGTCTTCCTCATGGAACAAGTATGCAGCATATGGCTCAGTATCAGAAAATTGCTCCGAAGATTATTGACCTGAGTGGAGACTTTCGACTCAAGAGCAAGGAAGCGTATGAACAATGGTACGGACATCAGCATACTCATCCTTCTTTACTTGGATCTTTTGTGTATGGCATTCCAGAACTCCATCGTGCAGAAATGCAGAAGGCTTCGCTCATCTCAAGCGCTGGATGTAATGCGACGGCAACTATCTTAGCATTGTATCCGTTATTCAAGCATCGCCTTGTTGAGGAACAGCAGACGGTTGTTGAAGTAAAGGCAGGATCCAGTGAAGGTGGAAATACGCCAAGCTTAGCATCCCATCATCCTGAAAGAACAGGTTGTGTCAGGAGCTTTAAGCCAACCCAACATAGACATATTGCTGAAATGCTTCAAGAGTTGAGCATGGGAAAAAAGGTTCAGATTCATTTTTCAGCTACTGCACTTGATCTTGTTCGTGGGATCTTGGCAACCTGTCATGTTTTCCTGAAGAAGGACTTGGATGAAAAGGAGATCTGGAAGATCTATCGTGAAGCATATGGTGACGAGCCCTTTATCAGAATTGTGAAGGAGAATGAGGGAATCTATCGTTATCCAGAACCAAAGATTTTGATGGGAACAAATTACTGTGATATTGGTTTTGAAAAGGATTCTGCAAGCAATCGACTTGTGGTGATGAGTGCTATTGATAATCTCATGAAGGGAGCTGCAGGCCAGGCAGTACAGGCCTTTAATATTATGCATGGCTTTCCTGAAACAACTGGCTTAACCTTTCCTGGATTACATCCTGTTTAA
- a CDS encoding acetylornithine/succinylornithine family transaminase: protein MKSIREIEDKYLFPIYPKRQTLLARGKGALVWDDQGRAYIDCVAGHGVAIVGHCHDRVVAALHAQAQTLITCTTSFYNPARAQLLQRLIEITPETLTRAFLCNSGTESVEAALKFARFTTKKTEFICAMRNFHGRTFGSMSATFTPDYREPFEPLVPGFHFVPFNDFAALEQKITEQTAGVLLEVVQGEGGVNVGDTTYFQQVRDICTQRNILLIIDEVQTGFGRTGKLFACEHMDIQPDIMCIAKGIAGGFPMGATLCADKILVPTGRHGTTFGGNPLACAAASAAIEVIISEDLPKQAAEKGAYALQKLRAQQLDVRDIRGLGLMIGIELKEKVKPSIQQLEERGILAMAAGTTVLRLLPPLVITYEQLDKVVEEIVHVLKQ from the coding sequence ATGAAATCAATACGAGAAATTGAAGATAAGTACTTGTTTCCCATTTATCCTAAGCGACAAACCCTTCTTGCGAGAGGAAAAGGTGCACTTGTTTGGGATGATCAGGGAAGAGCATACATAGACTGTGTTGCAGGCCATGGTGTTGCTATTGTTGGTCATTGTCATGATCGTGTTGTTGCAGCACTCCACGCACAAGCCCAAACCTTGATAACGTGTACTACCTCTTTTTATAATCCTGCACGAGCACAACTGTTACAGCGTTTGATAGAGATAACACCGGAGACATTGACGCGTGCATTTTTATGTAATTCAGGAACAGAGAGTGTTGAGGCTGCCTTGAAGTTTGCTCGTTTTACCACCAAGAAAACCGAGTTCATCTGTGCGATGCGTAATTTTCATGGAAGAACCTTTGGATCGATGAGTGCAACCTTCACTCCAGACTATCGAGAACCCTTTGAGCCCTTAGTTCCAGGATTTCATTTTGTTCCCTTTAATGATTTTGCAGCATTGGAGCAAAAGATTACTGAACAGACTGCTGGTGTTTTGCTTGAAGTAGTGCAAGGAGAAGGTGGGGTCAATGTTGGTGATACAACCTATTTCCAACAGGTACGTGATATCTGTACCCAACGAAACATTCTCCTGATTATTGATGAGGTCCAGACTGGCTTTGGAAGAACAGGGAAATTGTTTGCCTGTGAGCACATGGATATTCAACCTGATATCATGTGTATTGCTAAGGGCATTGCCGGTGGATTCCCCATGGGAGCAACCCTTTGCGCTGATAAGATTCTTGTTCCAACCGGTAGACATGGAACTACTTTTGGTGGAAATCCCCTAGCGTGTGCTGCTGCATCTGCTGCCATTGAGGTAATTATAAGTGAAGACCTTCCAAAGCAGGCTGCTGAAAAAGGAGCCTATGCCTTACAGAAGTTACGTGCACAACAGCTTGACGTACGAGACATTCGTGGTTTAGGTTTAATGATCGGCATTGAACTCAAAGAAAAAGTGAAGCCCTCTATCCAGCAGTTAGAGGAACGAGGTATTTTAGCCATGGCAGCAGGCACAACCGTCTTGAGATTACTACCCCCTCTGGTTATTACCTATGAACAATTAGACAAGGTTGTAGAGGAAATCGTGCATGTGCTGAAACAGTAA